The following are encoded in a window of Geotrypetes seraphini chromosome 5, aGeoSer1.1, whole genome shotgun sequence genomic DNA:
- the LOC117360959 gene encoding LOW QUALITY PROTEIN: COP9 signalosome complex subunit 3-like (The sequence of the model RefSeq protein was modified relative to this genomic sequence to represent the inferred CDS: deleted 1 base in 1 codon), whose amino-acid sequence MQMNTNQLTSIHADLCQLCLLAKCFKPALSYLDVDMMDICKENGAYDAKHFLCYYYYGGMIYTGLKNFERALYFYEQAITIPAMAVSHIMLEAYKKYILVSLILLGKVQQLPKYTSQIVGRFIKPLSNAYHELAQVYSTNNPSELRNLVNKHSETFARDNNMGLVKQCLSSLYKKNIQRLTKTFLTLSLQDMASRVQLSGAQEAEKYVLHMIEDGEIFASINQKDGMVCFHDNPEKYNNPAMLHNIDQEMLRCIELDDRLKAMDQEITVNPQFVQKSMGSQDDDSGNKPSSYS is encoded by the exons ATGCAGATGAATACAAACCAGCTGACCTCAATACATGCTGATCTCTGTCAGCTTTGTTTGTTAGCAAAATGT TTTAAGCCTGCCCTTTCATACCTAGATGTGGATATGATGGATATTTGTAAAGAAAATGGTGCCTATGATGCTAAGCACTTTTTGTGTTATTACTACTATGGTGGGATGATCTACACTGGTTTAAAGAACTTTGAAAGAGCACTCTACTTCTATGAACAGGCTATAACTATACCAGCCATGGCCGTTAGTCACATTATGCTGGAAGCCTACAAAAAGtatattttagtttctttaatACTTCTCGGGAAAGTTCAGCAGTTACCCAAATATACATCACAAATTGTGGGTAGATTCATTAAGCCCCTGAGCAATGCATACCATGAGCTAGCACAAGTTTATTCAACGAATAATCCATCTGAACTTCGGAATCTGGTGAACAAGCATAGTGAAACATTTGCCAGAGATAACAATATGGGATTGGTTAAGCAGTGCCTGTCTTCTCTCTATAAAAAAAACATTCAGAGGCTAACCAAGACTTTCTTAACGCTGTCATTACAAGATATGGCAAGTCGGGTCCAGTTATCAGGAGCCCAGGAAGCAGAAAAATATGTCCTCCACATGATAGAAGATGGTGAAATCTTTGCAAGTATTAATCAAAAGGATGGGATGGTGTGTTTCCATGATAACCCTGAGAAATACAACAATCCAGCTATGCTTCATAATATTGATCAGGAGATGCTGAGATGTATAGAGCTGGATGACCGGCTTAAAGCCATGGATCAGGAGATCACTGTGAatcctcagtttgtacaaaagagCATGGGCTCCCAAGATGATGATTCAGGAAACAAACCATCCAGTTATTCTTGA